In Oncorhynchus mykiss isolate Arlee chromosome 19, USDA_OmykA_1.1, whole genome shotgun sequence, the sequence aagaaaggaaaagtgCTTTAAAAGTAAGGATTCATAAAGGCTATATCTCAATCGACTAAAACTGATTTTTCTCGTGCTCCTAAAATTTGCTGTGATGGTGCTCCTAACTTTTCGAAGATAGGAGCACCAGTGCTACCaatgatttattttaatttagaGCCCTGTGTACCACAGAAATAGTGAAATAGCTAAGGATATAGAGAGACTACAGTACTCACCATCCTGGCTGCTCTTGAGCTCCTCGCTGTACTTCTTCTGCAGGGCCAGCTCTGCCTCCAGCTGGGCAATACGACCCTGAGAGATCTGTCTGCCCAGCTCCTGGTTCTCCTGGATCAACATCCTGCACTTAGCCATCAACTTCTTTCCGGTCTGGCTGCAGAGGAAACAGGGGTTAACGTCAACATGATGGACTATACATACAACTAACTATACATGACAACAGCAGCCCTAATGCTAAGTCCCTCAAATATATAATTGTGGGTTATTTAAGATACCAACTCATACAGCAAACAAGTACTATCTGCATTAGCGTGATGGCAACCAAGATTCAAGGCAATTTGATCCTATATCATATAATACAATATACATATTGCCCATTTGACTTACCAAATGCTTACACTGCTACATGAACTAGTTAATTGCCCCAAAAAAGTTCAACATTTCAGTGAAATCATTTAAACACATACATCTGAACTAGACCTTGGTAACACAGGCCTGCTTTTAACAGTGCTGTCAAAACATTGCACAATTCAACTGAACAGAAAAGGTTTGGATTATTGAGCGATTAATAAAATGAAACAGTCATACCTGGGTATCGTTCATATTACTGAAAAAGGTGTTCAAGATGACTCCTTGAAGCAAGCCCAGGATCACTATAACAAATGTCTTTTGTGTTTAACAGTCTCTGGACTGGGCCTTGTGCAAGTTCCTCCATTTTCAACTCTTTAATTTAAATCAATATCTATACTCTATGTGGAATGGGGTAACGTTAGTTTAAGTTAACATTTATTGGAGAAAGCATGTACTAAGTAAGGAGACAAGTTGTGTGATCTAGGCCTAAGCCATTCACACTGAAATGTTCAGATCAAACCAAACAAAGTATAGCAATGTTCCTAGCGGGAGAGGGTTTGGAGGTTGAGTGTCAGTGACCATCTCTTCTGAGCAGTCCCGATTCCTTCAAGCCCCTTAACAGGGTCACTCAGAGCTGAAACCAGTTCACCTGACAAAGAGTTTATGACATATGCAGGAGGAGTAGTGGGGCTGATctgatctgtctctctttcctttttAAAAAGTCACAGTCATGTTTGAGCGTATTGCATTTTCCTGCCTTCCTTTCCCTCCATTTTGCATTCTTGCAGAAGAGAGTCAGTTGTCTGGCTGGCACAGTCTTTGGCTGGAGGATCGAGGGTTATTTTGGTTTGGTTTACCTATCAGGTGTAAATTTCCAGGCACTTAGTTCATTTTGGGCTTGCTCCAATTTGTCTTTGTTCTCTTCCAGTTCGCTCTTCATCTTAAGGAAAAACAAGTAGACCGCAGGGTCCACCATGGTAGATCTCAGCTGGGCCACATTGGGTTGCTGGGCTTGCTTCAGGTACTGGATCTGGGTCTGAAAAGAGGTGAAAATAATACATTTGTCAACCATGTGTAACCAGAGCACTCAGGTCCCAAAAAAGAGCAACAGTAGGTACAGTAAATCAAGTTTCCCCATTACAATATGTCCCTGACATACGTTACTTACCAACTGTTGTGTCTTGATTTGTGACAATTTTCACACAGGGTTTGGAAAAATCAAACCAATGGACTTCAGACACAGAACACCACATGACCATACTCACTGTGCATTCTTGCATCTCCTGCTCCTTTGTGGCCAACCTCATAACAAGGATGTTCTCTCTCCTGGCAGCCTCTTGttgctgctgcttcagtttctCCTCAGACTCCCTCAGGCCCATCACATCATTTGCTGTGGAGTCAAAACAGGATACATTTCAGTTGCTTTTGCAGACCTTTGAAGAGACTATTTGTTCAACGGGCATTAATGCATGTTAACATTTAAGAGTCCAGCGTTACTTACAATTCAATTCAGAGTATTTTGTCTCAAGTATCTGCACATAAGCATCCTCCTGCTTCCACCTGAAAGAATATTAAACTATTCATAAAAGGTGCATATGAAGAAAAGTAACCTTGCAGACTTGCACACTAGCAAAGTTAGCTAATTTATAGCAATACCTTTCACAGAGCTCCTCTCTGGTCAAAGTCTTCAGATCACCTTCACTGAGGCGAACCTTCATAGGAAAATGGGATAATAGATCAGTATTAATACTGAGACTTTTGACTCTGGTCTTGACCAGGTAGTCACTTGAGGCAAAAGCCAGCTTGAGAAAGATTAATGTAGCCTGGGCAACGTTACTTCTTGAACTCACCTTTTTAGGTAAAGGTTCCTCAGTCATTCTGGCCTTGGGGATACCTTGAAATTATATATAAATCAGAGCTTGATCATTATATAGTTTAGTTAGCTAGCGTTATTTATAATTAAGTGTTGTAGCACTAGCAGCTTCTAGCTAGCGACCTAGTTAGCTCTCTAAAATGTTGCTAGCtggcctaacgttagctagctggctggttAGGTAAACGTAACGTCCGCTAGCCCACATAATAGCTAGTAGTTAGCAGATATTTATTAAATATAGGGAAATATTGTATAATATAGCTAGTTAACTACATACTAGTGTTGGTAAACGAGCTCATTTCACTTCAATATTGCTAGGTCGGTAGCTTCTAGCTGTGGTCTATGCGCATGCGTCTGATCTGCACTACGACGCATACACATGGACCAGAGCTAATTTTGCTGTAAACAAAGTAGTTAATGTTTCGGATAAATTGCAGCTTTACTTTGGCGAGTAACGAGAGTATATTGAAGACAGTCATTTATCAAAAACGGATTATATGCAGCGTGTTGAAGAAAGCTCAAGCCGCACGTAACGCCCTGGAACAGAGCTAGGTAGCTTCTTGCTAACTAGCTGGTTGAGCAAGCTCAGCTACTGTACCTAATATCTGGTAATACACTCACCTGTAAGCTTGAAAGGTGAACTTGGTCAGTTAGGCAAATTATGCATTAACAGTTTAGTTGTCTATCTTGGTATATTTTTTAGAGACTTAGGTTTCTGGCTCCATGTTGTCGCCGCAAAGTGATGAAAGACAGGAAAGGAAACGCACGTGCACGAGGAGTGAAAGCGTCACAACAACTTGTGGGATTGTGCGCGTGTCCGAGGCTAGGGacgtcttctttttcattttcattttcgaGGAGGTTTAACGGTAGTTGACATctaataaatgttgcattaccgccacctattAGACTGGAGTAGAACTCCCGTATACTTTGCTCTTAGGGCTAGGCCCCCTTTTTCTCCATTTctgcctgaatgacgtgcccaaagtaaactgcctgttgctcatgCCCTGAagccagaatatgcatataattggtgccattggaaagaaaacacttagCATTTTGTAGAAATGTTCAAATCATttgggagaatataacacaatagatatggtaggagaaaatccaaagaaaaaccaaccagatgtTATTTTTTGAGAGAGACCACCCTCTTAGAAAGGCAAGTAAAAGGTCATATTGATAATTAGCTCCCTggattcctatggcttccaccgggtgtcagcagtctatgttcaaggtttcagacttgtaacttcaaaaacaaatGAGAAATATCAGTTTTATGACACGGacagtcttggaaatttgtgTTTGCGCCCCACGAAGACaggacgcacctgctaaaatcggtttcctaatgaacatacttctttccgtaagaaatgttataatttgattacattttagggtatctgaggagtagaTATAaacttattttgacttgttgaaacaaagtttaggggtagattttcggattcctttctctgcatgttgaacgagtggattactcaaatcgatggcgccaattAAACAtacttttttggatataaagaaggattttatctaacaaaatgacactacatgttatatgaccctttggatgacaaaccAGAGGaggattttcaaaaagtaagtgaatatttaattgttatttgtgaatgtatgaaacctgtgccggtggaaaaatattttgataaggggcactgtcctcaaacaatcgcatgacatgttttcactgtaatagctactgtaaatcggttAGTTAGATTatcaagaatttaagctttctgccaatataagACTCTTAtttgtacctaaatgtttaatatccaacatttttatgattatttatttgaattgcgtgccctccagtttcaccggaagttgtcccccTAGCAGGACGACTAGCCCAAGCAGgatttaataaataaaaacaaggaAATAAATGAACAAATACCCTACTatctacactcattaaaaacccaccacactactccactatttaaatctatctacctcaggccaacaacctgaaaggacgagacaccaccactcaacacaccctgtaactcttctgacgtCAAGTCTCGAACACCCAAATACTTCTCTACAGCTGCCAGCACAACCTACATTTTTTGCAACTTACGTTaaatccctgcagtacagttgataaccattgctataaacactaaaaatccaatcttactgaagcatatatcacttgttgccctatccctctgtactggcacagctctactagtcacaccactcctctcaggatccctccaccttgacccatcttcctctactttcttcactgcctcagcatacgataacttctgcactactctaaccctgtaaatctcaacctgcctctctcccaCTGGAgagacatttctgatccccagcaccATGGGCACAcctacaattaacacatttccccaatgctacacattcctttgtatCATGCCATTCTGCACACGTCTCAcatctaggaacctccctcctacacactgctgccacatgcccataagcttgacacctgtaacaacgtaatgtaTTTGGCACAAAAGCTCATACGGGATAACTTAGGATCACTTTGTCGGGAAATGACTtaacatcaaaactcaaaagaacagacaaagACTCTTCTGTTTCACCACTCACGCCACCCTGTCTGCATCTCACCAAATGACGACTATCACAAACACcgggaatcttccccttcagttggtcaactttCACATTTACCGCTACCCCAGTAgtcactcctttcaatggcaaCCTTTTCTTGAAAGCAAAAGAATTCACACCTCTTGTCCCTATTCTTTTGAAGCGGAGCGCCTGCTCCCTCTGACCAGcggaaacacaaacaattatcacatCACCACTTCTGGTTACCTTCACCGATTCCACAGCACCTAATTCTGTTTCCACCCACCCTGAATCCACACTTTTTCCAAAATTGTCACttctactgtcacagactcatctttatcctgaccctcTGTGCAAGCCTCAGGCTCAGAGAACTTCATCACACCAACCACCTCCGATAATTCGCCCTCActcacttccatttctcctcctgtcttcgaTTCGCTGTACAGCTCACTCTGCTTACaatttctaccattcttctttaacaaaccatctcccGTTTTCCCGCCATTCTTAACTCATTcaagctcaccctcttcctccctctctctattcgaCCTCCTCTGACTGTCTTTTTCCCTTAATTCCTCCTCTGTATTCAAAGTATACGTCTCCTTATTGTACTTTCCCTAACATACATCTCATTCAAGCCACGCCATTCCCCTTGCTACATGGTGAAACCCCCCCCTACCATCTATGGCAAAACTAGCCAACTCACTTCTAGCGCTATGTTCTGCCCTTCCTTCGTTGTTATTGGTCAGACCGTTCAGACTCGGCCAGGGACATCTGCTGTTGTGGTACAGTAAATTCTGTGGTGACTGTGCTAGCgataatgtaacagtataatgtgCATTTAATGTAGGCTGTAGTTCAACAGTCGAGTACAGATGACATCACTTTACTCATTATCATATTCACAGTGTGATGACTGGTGAGACTCTTCGGAAGCTAGTGTGTGGTCCATATCAGGCCTAGTAATACCACAGATAAAAGTTACCAGTACCTTTGCTAATACCAATACACCGGTAATTGTTTCGCAGCTCGAGAGGCAAAATGTAGAATCGATTTGTATTAATTTCCCTCAAAGTTGTTGAAGGAACATCATGTTCCCTCATGTTACCAGTGTATTGGTATTAGCAAAGGTACTGGTAACTTTTATCTGTGGTATTACTAGGCCTGATATGGACCACACGCTAGCTTCCGAAGAGTCTCACCAGTCATCACACTGTGAATATGATAATGAGTAAAGTCATGTCACCCTTACTAACACCAGGTATTAACATGaaaacatgaagtcctatgacaATAGaccttgtctctctctatccctctccaagCCAGGTAGAAAACATGCACTCCTATTGACAAtgcttctgcctctctctctctgcctttaatACGCCAGGTTAAAATCCCCAGGAGACTGTCAGGACGACAGGATGACACATTACACCCCAGTCATCAGATGGCATACCTACAAAGCCACTGGAGCACAAACATATTGCCAGCCATCACCCGTCTGTCTCACAGTCATGAAAGGGCTTTGGACAGCGTGGGCTAACATGGATAAGATTGCATGGTTGGTATCAAGCCATTCTGTAGTCACCCTAGACGGCATTGCGAAAGGTGTCGTTTGTGAGGGCTCAGTTGCAACCTCATGCATATTCATTGATGTAACGTAACCGTAAATACTACTCGTCCCTGCTCTAACACAGTAATACACATAGTGAAGACGTTCAATATGAAAATTACAATGTCATTTTGAGCCAATTACGGTATTTGAAATGAAAGCTTTGACATGCcgtatatctatatctatatttcTATTTCATTAAATTAACCACTGACCAAAGTACAGACAAATGTATTTAAACCATTAAATCATCCCTGTCTATGTCTGTGTTCATATAGACTCTGTGGTGGATAACGTTTATTCACACAGTGATGGAAATCATTTCATTCACATTCTTCAGAGAAGTGCAAGAAAGACGAGCATGAAGAGGACAAAACCCCAAGACAGAGGAGCTGGCTGGCATCATGAGCCTTCAGTGTCAACTCCTGCAGACCAGAATGTCTCCTGGTGTCCTCCTTAACCACACATTAGAGAATAAGTTACAGGTAGGTCAGTAATCTGCTTGGGTGGTGACCCTGTTACTGGccatgcaggagagagagggcccatcccaaatggcatcccatagtgcactatatagagaataaggTGCCAATTGGGACGCAATAAGAGACTCCATTTCAAATCTCCTCGGCCCTCAGTCCGAGGCCTGGTACTAAATCATGTAATTAAAGGCCCAGTCTCTCAACGAGGACTTGCATGTTGATGTTAACGTGGGtatcacacagtcacacaccacctGTTTGTTATTGTTCTCCATTAGAATCCTCTGAAGAGCTTGGCAGAATTAGTTTCCCTTTCAAAGAGCTAGACGGAATGTGCGCACAGTCTGGTCTGCACACACTAAGCTTAGGTAAAGCAACTGGATAGAAAAGGCTATGGTAAAAGTATTTTAATGATACCCACCTAATAATAACGTAGTGTGAGCAACATAAGACAGTGTTGTACTACTGTTTATACAGTAACACTCAATATTATACAACAAATCTTTGGTACTGTAGCTTTCAGTTGAAAGGGAGACCAGTACCAAATCGTTATGACTCGCATTACACATGTATTGTAGATGCATTCTTTGTATGCAAACCTGAATCCATGTATTTTCTCTTGATGTAGGCGATACCTTCACATAATGAGGATGACACATGCAACACTGGCTGGAACCAAAGCCTAAATAATTGACAGACTTGTTTCATTGGATACAGGCAACGTTAGACGTTAGACGCATGGCTTACAGAGTGCATGTGTTATTGATGAGCTGGTGAGATGTACTTTAGTTTTCAGTGGAACTTGTATTGAACACTAGCTGCTAAAGTGTGTTTTAACTGAGTAATACAACCGTAATCAATGCTTTTTGCTCAATGCCTATTTGATTTATTGTGGAAGAAGAGCTCGGTCATTTACATAACAAGTCCTTGTTAGATCATGTGGTACGATGTAGGTAGTTTTCCCACCACATTCCTCCTTAGAAATGTGTGATAGATCACTTGAAACATGTAGTCAGAAACCTTGAAAGTTAAAAGCAATGGTTAAACCCAGATAAACGCAATAACAGAAGATGTCTACCAAGAAATGTACACTGAGCTGGGCTCCCCACCGGAGCAGCACCCCATGAATGATTTAAGGTAGATCCTTCTTCTTCCTGCAACATTGAGAAGCTCTGACTTTTTGTTTGTTAGAACAAAAATCTATTGAAATGTATTGATTAGCTTCCTGTTGTCCcgtacatacgcacacacatggCCTCACACATATTAGCGCATGTCTTTGTTTGCCTACAAAGAAATAGCCTAATTCTGTTCATACCTTTTCGGCCAACCCACATTTACTCACAATTCCCAAAGCTACTTTTAGTTCCTTTTCCAATGTCAATTGAATTGAGAAGTCTGAGTCAGACACATGGCATTACCATAATTTCTTACATTACTAGACACATTGGATTCCTCgaatgtgctgtatgtgtttgcATATCTGAACTTTAACGTCTTCTAAAAAAGTTGCAGTAACTTGGTAGAACAAGTCTGGTTGGCTTGTCTGGCTTGGCACACTCCGTTTGCgatgacatctctctctctcaccaacctATTTAGTTGTAGTTACCTGTCTGTCTCGGGTTCAACATTCATACACTATTCATTGACATATCACATCACTCCAGCCCAACTCCTGCCCTGGACAAACCATGTTCTTTTTAGCTCAACTTCAATTTTGTAACATTTCTGTTTCTGCAGTGTAAATGTTTATAATGGCTATATAGGATAACTATTTTGTTGCCCTCAGAGTTTGGTTTGTTTCTTTCACCAGGAACCGTTGGGAGTTGGTTTGAAGAACAGGAGAGTGTGCCCTTTTCTTGTATGGTATGTATGAACATCATTATATACATTTTCCGATAGAATTCATGGATAGCAAAGCTGTTGTGTATAACATAGTCACAGCTTAATTTAAAGCATCagcttaccccccccccccccacttattTTTGCAGTCCCCCTcttgacagaggagaggaacaatTTTTTGgtgttaatttcctgcaattctacacattttgacatgagGCGTAGAGAACATAGTTTAGCAGCTTTTAAACAAGtatgctgcaattctacacattttgacatggggCGTAGGGAACATAGTTTAGCAGCTTTTAAACAAGtatgctgcaattctacacattttgacatggggCGTAGAGAACATAGTTTAGCAGCTTTTAAACAAGtatgctgcaattctacacattttgacatgagGCGTAGAGAATATAGTTTAGCCGTTTTTAAACAAGTATGCtttaattctacacattttgacatgggACGTAGAGAACATAGTTTAGCAGCTTTTAAACAAGtatgctgcaattctacacattttgacatgagGCGTAGAGAATATAGTTTAGCCGTTTTTAAACAAGTATGCtttaattctacacattttgacatgggACGTAGAGAACATAGTTTAGCCGTTTTTAAACAAGTATGCtttaattctacacattttgacatgggACGTAGAGAACATAGTTTAGCCGTTTTTAAACAAGtatgctgcaattctacacattttgataTGGGGTGTAGAGAACATAGTTTAGCCGTTTTTAAACAAGTATGCtttaattctacacattttgacatgggACGTAGAGAACATAGTTTAGCCGTTTTTAAACAAGTATGCtttaattctacacattttgataTGGGGTGTAGAGAACATAGTTTAGCCGTTTTTAAACAAGTATGCtttaattctacacattttgacatgggACGTAGAGAACATAGTTTAGCAACTTTAGAACAAATTTCATGTCATTCTACTAATTTTGCTTAATtaaatcaaagtgtattggtcgcgtacacagatttgcagatgttattgcaggtgcagtgaaacgcttgtgtttctagctccaacagtgcagtaatacctagcaatacacacataatccccCCCAGCCACAGTATACACCAGAGAGAAAAGCCCATTGCGAAGAGATCTGTTGGATTCATCATTTACCATTCAAATcttacattacaatacataccTTTAAAGGTGTTTGATGTACAATAATAATTATTGTGAGTTTTATTTCCCACAAAGCATAGGAAATGTATCCCTGGTTTATTGatgtacagtgtcttcagaaaataCTCATGCctcctgactttttccacattttgttgtgttatagtcTGAATGTTAAATTGGCCTATACACAAaacaagcagacattgaatatccatttgagcattatgaaattattattataaagtatttttacttaagtactttacacccctgTTAAAACAGTTACAGGGTTTAAAggctgtaataggagaaaacggagtatggatcaacaacattgtagatactccacaatactaacctaaacgacagagtgaaaagaaagaagcatgtacagaatacaaatatttcaaaacatgcatcctgtttgtaataaggcactaaagtaatactgcaaaaaaatgtggtaaagcatatgggtggctgcattatgttatgggtatgcttgtcattggcaaggactagggattttttttgtatttattttttattttacctttatttaactaggcaagtcagttaagaacaaattcttattttcatgatggcctcggaacagtgggttaactgcctgttcagaggcagaacgacagatttgtaccttgtcagctcaactgaacttgcaaccttctggttactagtccaacactctaaccatcaggctaccctgccgtataaaaataaacagaatagagctaagcacaggcaaagtcccagaagaaaacctggttcagtctaccttccatcagacactgggagacaaattcacctttcagcaatagcctaaaacataaggccaaatatacacttgaGTCTCTTACCAAGAcggcattgaatgttcctgagacgcctagttacagtttttacttaaatcggaaaatctatgacaagacttgaaaatggctgtcctaGCAATGATCATCAACGAACTTGACTGAGCTTGAAAAATACAATTGTTTCAAAAaagtccaggtgtgcaaaactcttagagacctacccagaaagacccacagctttcattgctgccaaaggtgattctaacatgttatTGATTGACacatggggtgtgaatacttatgtaaatcagctatttctttatttcattttcaatacatttgaaaacatttctaaaaacatgttttcactttttcattatgtgtgtgtgtagctgggtgagaggtgaggggggggggggggggggacaatttatTTAAACTCCTCATCAGAGCCAGAAGACGGAGTGGTGGTAGAGTGGAAACTAGGCTACCCGCCTTAAGAAATACACTGGTTTAgtctcaaacggcaccctattcacccatagggctctggtcaaaagtagtgcactatataggaaattgGTTGCCATTTGTGATGCATCCACTGACTGTTATACTGTGCCATAAGAGGAGACTGATGTGTgactgaaatggcaccctattacctacataTTGCacttgggtcctggtcaaaagtagtgcactatatagggatccTAAAAGctcaaatcaatcaaatccaCAGTGCAGTATTTGTTGATTTATTAATTAAAAAATGTGGTCTATGTCACAATCAAGGACCTCCCACAAAATTACCTGAATTCTATTTAGTTCACAGAGCTAGAAAAGGACTCTTTTGAATCATGAAGAAATCACGTGGCCATAAGTCAGACCacggaaaaggaggaagaggtacagtatactacaacacacacacagacacacacatacacacacacacacatatacacacacagacacacacatacgcacacacacatacacacacacatacacataaaaacacacatatacacacacacacacacacacacacacacacacatgcaggcacacatacacacacacacacatatgcacacacacacacacatacaggcacacatacacacacacacacatatacacacatatacacacacacacatgtacacacacacatgtacacacacatgtacacacacacacacacacacgcacgcacgcacgcacgcacgcacgcacgcacgcacgcacgcacgcacacacacacacacacacacacacacacacacacacacacacacacacacacacacacacacacacacacacacacacacacacacacacacacacacacacacacacacacacacacacacacacacacacacacacacacacacacacacacacacacacacacacacacacacacacacacacacacacacacacacacacacacacacacacacacacacacaccaccacccacccCAATTGTTTCTTGTAATAATAATGGAGCTACACCAAATGCTTTCATACAAGCTTTGGTCCTAATCACTCTCTGATACTcgctgaaaaaaataaaaaaagggaaAAGTATAGATGAAAATGTTTAACATATCCTATGATAAATTGTAAATAGTAACATTAAACTTAAattcaaacaaaaataaaaacaatacaaaaagtgACAGAAACAACCTAAAAGGGTGGTTGTCAAGCTTAGCTATCGTCATCCTGTCAGGCTGTTCTGACAGGTGTGGCCTCCTTGACTGTGATTGTCCAGGCGATGAGGCAGCCATCTTGGAGACAGAGGACCTGGACTTcatgggagggatgggagggggagggggtccTGACCCCGACACCATCTCCCTGGCCTCAGTCACAGCCGTCACCACTAATGTCTCCAACAAGAGGTAAGCACAGAGCACAGTTCTATGTTGCTTGTGGTTTGCCATTCATTTTACACATAAAATACAATTCTATTGAGTTAGATAACATAGAAGCAAACTCTGAGTTTTGGATTGAAGACTAATGATtcaattacattgtttacaatgTAGTATCTTGTAGTTTGCAGAATTCTGAAATGTAAGTCTGCATTGATTTAATCACACTGAAACATGTTTCTAACATGTCTATAACATTAGATCAAAACCAGACATTAAGATGGAACCTAGTGCCGGGAGACCAATGGATTTCCAAGTAAATTTGAATATATGTTCAATGAATCAAGGAATAATTAGCATCTAAAAAAATTGCTATAATAAAGAGTGTTTATACATGATAACCCTATCTTACCAGGTTAGTGTTACCGTCATAGAGGCCAGGCAGCTAGTAGGGCTGAACATGGATCCAGTGGTCTGTGTGGAGATCGGAGACGATAAGAAGTACACTCAGATGAAGGAGTCGACAAACTGCCCATACTACAATGAGGTAACCAATCTGCCCTGGAATGATGAGTTTCATGATAAGGAGGATGAGGTTGATGAggagaatgatgatgatgatgataacaag encodes:
- the LOC110497600 gene encoding pre-mRNA-splicing regulator WTAP produces the protein MTEEPLPKKVRLSEGDLKTLTREELCERWKQEDAYVQILETKYSELNSNDVMGLRESEEKLKQQQQEAARRENILVMRLATKEQEMQECTTQIQYLKQAQQPNVAQLRSTMVDPAVYLFFLKMKSELEENKDKLEQAQNELSAWKFTPDSQTGKKLMAKCRMLIQENQELGRQISQGRIAQLEAELALQKKYSEELKSSQDELNDFIIQLDEEVEGMQSTILVLQQQLRETRQQLTLRESSVPRSAPLDHHPESEAGFSKDCEAGLVKANGPGNTSPFDRTETAPGPSTFTEAETGINTEQDQESLPSPSTTGTDSKLCSHFRTITNQLSEGYETVDSPTGSDTSVTQHFIETNSNQDPQEDRIAARTSSSKGGRTVGSCSTQNGLNVTG